The Chaetodon auriga isolate fChaAug3 chromosome 22, fChaAug3.hap1, whole genome shotgun sequence genome contains a region encoding:
- the snrpf gene encoding small nuclear ribonucleoprotein F — MSLPLNPKPFLNGLTGKPVMVKLKWGMEYKGYLVSVDGYMNMQLANTEEYVDGALAGHLGEVLIRCNNVLYIRGVEEEEEDGEMRE, encoded by the exons ATG AGTTTACCTCTGAACCCAAAACCATTCCTGAACGGCCTGACAGGAAAACCAGTGATGGTGAAACTGAAGTGGGGTATGGAGTACAAGGGCTACCTGGTGTCTGTGGATGGGTACATGAATATGCAG CTGGCAAACACAGAAGAGTATGTGGACGGAGCATTGGCAGGTCACCTTGGTGAAGTGCTTATCAG GTGCAATAATGTTTTGTACATCAGAGGtgtagaagaagaggaagaagacggaGAGATGAGGGAGTGA